The genome window CCGACGCTCGCTACCTGTTCGGGGATGCGCTTCAGGAACGGGTGCCAGGCATGCTGAAACAACGGTTCTCGCTGGTCGGACAGGTGGCCGAGCGAGGGTGCGTGTCCGACCGACTCCCCGAACGCATGGAAGCCGTCTCCACTCTGGACTGCCACTCGCCAGACGGGACCAGCCCGTTCATAGAACGCTCCTTCCCCCTCGGGCAGCACCGACAGGACCAGCTCGAGTGCCCGGCGGATCAGTGTGCGCCGGTCCGTGAGCAGCGCGAGCTCAGCGGAGAGCCGTGCCACGCTTTCCAGCGCACGAGCCTGGGCTGCCAGCTCAGCGTTCTGCGTCTCCAACCGTTGCAGATATGCACTGCGTTCCAGCGCCAGATTCAGCCCCCGCGTGACGGCCCGCAGCAGTTGCTGATCCTGTTCACTCCACACGGGTGTCGTGCGGAAGCCGACCGACAACAGCCCGCACACCTCACCGCCGAGCGTGACCGGCACACTGCCCACCGCTTGATAGCTGGCGGGCGACCTGACGACGGCTTTCAAATAGGTGTAGTCGAACACCGCTTCGCGGGCCGCGAGCACCTCGGCGATCACAGGGTGGTCCGACGACACCCCAGCCGTGATGACCTGCACCGCCTCGGATGACAGATCATCGCTCCACGCCAGTGCTGTCCAGACCTCGTGCTCGCGGCTGTAGTAGCCGATGCTGGCATTGGGGAAGTGATGTTGGAGAATCTTGACGGCCTCTTTCGCCAGGACTGCCACGTCCGTTTGGATACCGACCGCCTCGGTGAAGGCCATAAACGCCTGATGGGCCTGAGCGGTGGTATTCAGCTGCCGGACACGGTCCTGGACCTGACGTTCCAGCTCAGCATTCAGGGCATTCAACGCCTGTTCCGCTTGCTTCCGGGCGGTGATGTCGGTGGAGACGGCGACCAGCTCACCCGCCACGCCTTGTTGGTCCATGATCGGGGCCACCTGCACCTCCCACCACTTCAGCGTGCCGTTGAACGTAGCCATCTGCCCTTCGAAGGTGCTGCGGTCTCCGTGGCGTGCCCGGTCCAGCGCTGCTTGCGCTTTGAGCCGGTCTTCACCGGTCCAAAAGTCCGGCCATCGTCGGTGCTGATACGCGGTGAAGTCGTTGATCTCCATTGTCCGTTGACCGCCGGTGTTCATGGACAGTACCTGAGCATCCAGATTCAGGACCGTGATACACCTTGGGCTGTCCTCGACCAGGGTATTGATCAACGCGACAGGGAGGAGATCGCCTAGCTGGACCGAGCGCTGGGACAGATCATCTGAGGACGAGGTCATTTGGTGGGCCTCCAAGATCAGAAGTGCAGCACGAAGAGCTAAGGTCAGCGAGAAGACTACTTACCTTAGCGGGGGGTGAAGATCATGAAGGGTATGCTAGCACTCAGAGTTGTTCGTCTAACTGGACGCAAAATCCAACACCTCTGCAGCGGGATGATGTTCAATACGCACGCCGACGCAGTGCACAGGCGCGGAGGTCGTGTTGGTTGAACCGGGTCATGGTGCTGAAGTTGCCTCGGAACGGCAGTTCGC of Deinococcus ruber contains these proteins:
- a CDS encoding PAS domain-containing sensor histidine kinase encodes the protein MTSSSDDLSQRSVQLGDLLPVALINTLVEDSPRCITVLNLDAQVLSMNTGGQRTMEINDFTAYQHRRWPDFWTGEDRLKAQAALDRARHGDRSTFEGQMATFNGTLKWWEVQVAPIMDQQGVAGELVAVSTDITARKQAEQALNALNAELERQVQDRVRQLNTTAQAHQAFMAFTEAVGIQTDVAVLAKEAVKILQHHFPNASIGYYSREHEVWTALAWSDDLSSEAVQVITAGVSSDHPVIAEVLAAREAVFDYTYLKAVVRSPASYQAVGSVPVTLGGEVCGLLSVGFRTTPVWSEQDQQLLRAVTRGLNLALERSAYLQRLETQNAELAAQARALESVARLSAELALLTDRRTLIRRALELVLSVLPEGEGAFYERAGPVWRVAVQSGDGFHAFGESVGHAPSLGHLSDQREPLFQHAWHPFLKRIPEQVASVGACATLPLLLNGEVSGLFIVSLSQKHDWSTAERTMLITTVRSLELVIEGAIGAAHLTRERQLLALTTAELESFVYSASHDLRTPVRHVMSFAELARRALITTPNEKASHYIEVMQQAASEMSGMIDAMLLLSRVGRHTVVLRAVDLEQVVTQIRWHLMAAVPHLSIDWQVAALPTVISDLSLLQQAMTQLLDNAVKFSSTQAAPHIQVWAEENDTGWTVFVRDNGVGFDPTYQHKLFGVFQRLHREKHFGGAGVGLATVRRIVIKLGGEVFADSQVNQGATFGFTLPVHS